One genomic segment of Gemmatimonas aurantiaca includes these proteins:
- a CDS encoding BamA/TamA family outer membrane protein, giving the protein MRLRPRPRGVLVAVTAALLSAIPMAVSAQRAARCDDSERVRSVSFSGSPGFDDLTLAASIVTHEPGIVTRLLHIGSVPCLDSLEMRRDALRIAVLHRQAGWFQATVTPDVQRRKDGVRVRFIVEPGPEAIIDTVAVSGLPEPPSGRRPYDQTLLALRGTRFDRSIVDTTVVAVLSRLRDVGFARAEMPVMDITIDSTTARVALALTFETGARLRIGEVKVNIQPVKEGEPRRVDSSEVTRLVAIKPGDRYSSSDLVEAQRALYRSEAFRLVLLDTLKMPGAASDSLIGLNVSVAEAKTRSARAGLGWATLDCIRAQGRVVDRGFLGVGRRVELSARASKIGVGTPLGFAPALCAPAVRRDQFSERLNYYVGSTLTSSQLLGLPVTPTLSVYSERRSEPFAYLRETTIGTLFELSRQFSRRLAGTAGLQYENGRTEVDAAIACTRFGQCQIEEIIMSMLGRGIGIASASAAYDRTNDVVNPSRGWRVRGEQRAGITRSEYVPTLRFYRSTIEGATFLRALRGVIGLRVQASGVFAPGADLVDGTPLLPQQERLFVGGQNSVRGFQQNLLGPVVYVVSKVDTVPLPDGSFELVARQGGSYDRVVPRGGTAMVVGNVEYRHGFRFLAEELQFVTFVDAGALWETSSQRFAWKDMRYTPGVGLRVVTPLGPFRMDVGYRPYASTVGRALYITPKAKEGDQLFYCASPRTDPNANYDDVLSCPATFRPSGGRTFLSRLVFHFGLGHAF; this is encoded by the coding sequence ATGCGGCTCCGCCCTCGCCCGCGTGGCGTGCTGGTGGCGGTGACGGCCGCGTTGCTGTCCGCGATCCCGATGGCGGTGTCCGCACAGCGCGCGGCGCGCTGTGATGACAGTGAACGGGTACGGTCCGTGTCATTCAGCGGCAGCCCCGGATTCGATGATCTGACGCTGGCCGCCAGCATCGTGACGCACGAGCCGGGCATCGTCACCCGGCTGCTGCATATCGGCAGTGTGCCCTGTCTCGATTCGCTGGAGATGCGGCGTGATGCGCTGCGTATTGCGGTGTTGCATCGGCAGGCGGGGTGGTTTCAGGCGACCGTGACACCGGATGTGCAGCGACGGAAGGATGGGGTGCGGGTGCGCTTCATCGTGGAACCGGGACCGGAGGCGATCATCGATACGGTGGCCGTGTCCGGATTGCCGGAACCGCCCTCCGGACGCCGTCCCTACGACCAGACCTTGCTGGCGCTGCGGGGCACGCGATTCGATCGTTCGATCGTGGATACCACAGTTGTGGCCGTCCTGAGCCGACTGCGCGACGTTGGTTTTGCGCGGGCGGAAATGCCAGTGATGGACATCACCATCGATTCGACAACCGCACGGGTGGCGCTGGCGCTCACGTTTGAAACGGGGGCCCGTCTCCGCATCGGCGAGGTGAAGGTCAACATCCAGCCGGTCAAGGAGGGGGAGCCGCGGCGGGTGGACTCGAGCGAGGTGACCCGTCTTGTCGCCATCAAACCGGGCGACCGCTACAGCTCGAGCGATCTCGTGGAAGCCCAACGGGCGCTGTATCGCTCGGAGGCGTTCCGTCTGGTGCTCCTGGACACGCTGAAGATGCCGGGCGCGGCCAGTGATTCACTGATCGGGCTCAATGTGTCGGTGGCCGAGGCGAAGACGCGGAGTGCGCGCGCCGGGCTGGGGTGGGCCACGCTCGATTGCATCCGCGCCCAGGGGCGTGTGGTGGATCGCGGATTTCTCGGCGTGGGGCGCCGTGTCGAGCTGTCCGCGCGTGCGTCCAAGATCGGTGTGGGCACACCGCTGGGATTTGCACCCGCACTCTGCGCTCCTGCCGTCCGTCGGGATCAGTTCAGCGAACGGCTCAATTATTACGTGGGTTCGACGCTAACCAGTTCGCAGTTGTTGGGATTGCCCGTGACGCCCACGCTGTCGGTATACAGCGAACGGCGCAGCGAACCGTTTGCGTACCTGCGTGAAACGACGATCGGTACGCTGTTCGAATTGAGCCGGCAGTTCTCGCGTCGCCTGGCCGGCACGGCAGGGTTGCAATACGAAAACGGCAGGACCGAGGTCGATGCGGCGATTGCCTGCACGCGGTTCGGCCAATGCCAGATCGAGGAGATCATCATGTCCATGCTCGGTCGGGGCATCGGCATTGCCAGCGCCTCGGCCGCGTACGATCGCACCAACGATGTGGTGAACCCTTCCCGCGGCTGGCGCGTGCGCGGAGAGCAGCGTGCGGGAATCACGAGATCCGAGTATGTGCCCACGTTGCGTTTCTACCGCAGCACCATCGAAGGCGCGACGTTTCTGCGGGCGCTGCGTGGCGTGATCGGCCTGCGGGTACAGGCCTCCGGGGTCTTTGCGCCTGGTGCCGATCTCGTGGATGGCACGCCGCTGCTGCCACAACAGGAACGCCTGTTCGTGGGCGGTCAGAATTCGGTGCGCGGATTCCAGCAGAATCTGCTCGGGCCGGTGGTGTACGTCGTCTCGAAAGTCGACACCGTGCCGTTGCCCGACGGGTCGTTCGAGCTGGTGGCCCGGCAGGGGGGGAGCTACGATCGCGTGGTCCCACGCGGTGGCACGGCCATGGTGGTGGGGAATGTGGAGTACCGCCATGGTTTCCGCTTTCTCGCCGAGGAGCTGCAGTTCGTGACGTTCGTGGACGCCGGTGCGCTCTGGGAAACGAGTTCGCAGCGTTTCGCGTGGAAGGACATGCGTTATACACCCGGTGTGGGCCTGCGCGTGGTGACGCCGCTCGGGCCCTTCCGCATGGATGTGGGGTATCGACCCTACGCCAGCACGGTGGGACGCGCGCTGTACATCACGCCGAAAGCCAAGGAAGGAGACCAGCTGTTCTACTGCGCCAGTCCCCGCACGGACCCCAACGCCAACTATGACGACGTGCTGTCGTGTCCGGCGACGTTCCGTCCGTCGGGCGGGCGCACGTTCCTCTCGCGTCTCGTGTTTCACTTCGGCCTCGGTCACGCGTTCTGA
- a CDS encoding Rieske (2Fe-2S) protein — MTTRPTADACTACTSRRAFLRETASVLAAFGVLGDLDAPEPGGPWRALEALAPRGAGSSIRYPIPPSDGVSIDKKNEVILCRSGLEVYAFALSCPHQNTALRARPKNAGFQCPKHGSRYQPDGTFISGRATRNMDRLPISRDGDVLVVDADVLFESDKDPARWAAALVRL, encoded by the coding sequence ATGACCACACGGCCCACAGCCGACGCTTGCACCGCCTGCACATCCCGGCGCGCCTTCCTGCGCGAGACCGCCAGCGTTCTGGCAGCATTCGGTGTGCTGGGTGACCTCGATGCCCCAGAACCCGGCGGTCCGTGGCGTGCCCTCGAAGCACTCGCACCGCGTGGCGCGGGGAGCAGCATCCGCTATCCCATTCCGCCAAGCGATGGCGTCTCCATCGACAAGAAGAACGAAGTGATTCTCTGCCGGTCGGGACTCGAGGTGTACGCGTTCGCTCTCTCCTGCCCGCATCAGAACACCGCCTTGCGCGCACGGCCCAAGAACGCGGGATTCCAGTGTCCCAAACACGGGTCACGGTATCAGCCCGACGGCACCTTCATCAGTGGACGGGCCACGCGAAACATGGACCGTCTGCCCATCAGCCGGGACGGCGACGTGCTGGTGGTCGATGCGGACGTGCTCTTCGAGAGCGACAAGGACCCGGCCCGCTGGGCGGCCGCGCTCGTGCGGCTCTGA
- a CDS encoding translocation/assembly module TamB domain-containing protein, translating into MASGGTLFRSARQRRFWWVAALLLLLGAGVFTAYWVLTGTQGGRTWLLSRAIAGANGVFGGRGTLRVGVLRELSRRRIVAEQVALVDTAGVPVVVAERLQASVSWSGLFSKSILLNDVVIDGLTVDLRQDTPGTPWNIAYIIAGDTTPSPPRLTPGFGDDVRIGAIAISRARITTVAPWEPHPMFTGAARDSIIAVRDSLHDLIPASGGRWFARRIIGLDRVKAHDVVVVDVLKRPSSLQLDSLRGTISDPPVPVQQAQGKVTWTSDSLLLDLPRVELPASVGSAAGKVTWNQPGSVRYDVQVKADAGLSDLTWVWDVLPKEGRGQADVRMRTLEDPDDAEFALSNLDVETGGSRVRGGIAITVRPADLLLHRVDLAFTPLRSDLLRRISYDAVPEEIRGSITGRLVSAAGGPLTALQIDLLDARFTDEAVPAGALGTPVSSVTLRGTVGLGAEPRASAMTVSALRVDLRSIKPLLKDTLPIDGVLTGTLNIRAADMARADIPNLALVWTDSASHVSSVRGQLAARYDRDDVELNTRLALEPISMRAIARIDTIMPLRSRVAGYVTANGRLSALDWRADLTALSDADSVPMVGDSSTSWHRTVALAGTASVGKRMWRATADGSITALDVRRWFGREDMPVTALSGELHLAGEGPLDTLAAPSSTPTPADTGDVRTLTGRAVVQLAQPQRDDQPALDLAASAVLDRQRLRVDSALAHFGGLTFEARGGLARDSLQSDTLEVSARSDSLDAARPELRRLAIMLQPLDSASAGTLRDIAADTLQGDLSLSGYLIGSLVDADANMALGGRALQVGAIKVGRLFGSARAEHVFTRPTFEGTATMDEVTGIGAVRIHSAMARVTDASPDSGRLVIDVGTETDAQLVARGNYRLDSAATTIALDSLRLSYDDVEWRSRQPIVLVTDSAGLRLQPAEMQSNVGGVLAVDADVPTSGPVRGQVRLERFPVGEVATLLAGATPIEGTVSGHAELAGTRDAPLLSWQLTGDSLGVNGYRLPAVVSNGSYADRRLVANAVIEDSLGGALRAEGRIPIDLRIASVEKRLLSDAVEGALIADSLRVEALPVRVDGVSRQHGVLSGRLSLGGTFDRPSATGTMIFDGAGARFDNLGITPSEGRIVVRANADSIILESLRLRSGKSAADTLSARGVLIMPANAPAAVDVQFVANNFEVSRQRDGTDLDVGGNVRVQGALKRPTVNGSLFVPRANIVVNPLGERVALDLTSQAARDLLGADEIPVAESAAQSLSALGSLIAVENARVALGEEVWVQTPEARVKLGGGLTVAMSGERLVLDGEITANRGQYRLELGPVYRSFSIDSGSVRFYPNPEIAPVLDINATNTVRVTGGGEVPIKLHIGGNYDQPALTLSSSDPLYASAPESEIISLLIFGAPTFALDGQSQSTVRAVTGLLLPSVGGALENKLQRILPGNFNTVQVSTAGNESQASLSPTSLWGNLNLSISAGKQIGDRTYLRLNTGVCRGSNQVTRGAEFWYGIAVEYRLARGWLGQLGVDPGSAPCTRVGGADFPRLQFGFDLFRDWIF; encoded by the coding sequence ATGGCATCCGGCGGGACTCTCTTCCGTTCGGCGCGACAGCGGCGCTTCTGGTGGGTCGCCGCGTTGCTGCTCCTGCTCGGTGCGGGCGTGTTCACCGCGTATTGGGTGCTTACCGGGACGCAGGGGGGACGCACGTGGCTGTTGTCCAGGGCCATCGCCGGTGCGAACGGCGTGTTCGGGGGACGCGGGACGCTGCGCGTGGGTGTGCTGCGTGAGCTCAGTCGTCGGCGTATCGTCGCCGAGCAGGTGGCCCTCGTGGATACCGCGGGTGTGCCGGTCGTGGTGGCTGAACGTCTGCAGGCTTCGGTGTCGTGGTCCGGTCTCTTCAGCAAGTCCATCCTGCTGAACGACGTGGTCATCGATGGCCTCACGGTGGATCTCCGGCAGGACACGCCGGGCACACCGTGGAACATCGCGTACATCATCGCCGGCGACACCACGCCGTCGCCGCCCCGGTTGACGCCGGGATTCGGTGACGATGTGCGCATCGGCGCCATCGCGATTTCGCGGGCGCGCATCACCACCGTGGCGCCATGGGAACCCCACCCGATGTTCACCGGGGCCGCACGCGACAGCATCATCGCGGTGCGCGACAGTCTGCACGATCTCATTCCCGCCAGCGGCGGGCGGTGGTTCGCACGCCGCATCATCGGGCTGGACCGCGTGAAGGCCCATGACGTGGTGGTGGTGGACGTCCTGAAACGGCCTTCGTCGTTGCAGCTCGACTCACTGCGCGGCACGATCTCCGATCCGCCCGTGCCGGTGCAGCAGGCGCAGGGGAAGGTGACGTGGACATCGGACTCGTTGCTGCTCGATCTGCCGCGGGTGGAGCTGCCGGCCTCGGTGGGTAGCGCCGCGGGCAAGGTCACGTGGAATCAGCCGGGCTCGGTGCGGTATGACGTGCAGGTGAAGGCCGATGCGGGGCTGTCCGATCTCACGTGGGTGTGGGATGTGTTGCCCAAAGAGGGGCGTGGGCAGGCCGACGTGCGCATGCGTACGCTCGAAGATCCCGACGATGCGGAATTCGCGCTCAGCAATCTCGATGTGGAGACGGGCGGCTCACGCGTGCGCGGTGGCATTGCCATCACGGTGCGTCCGGCGGATCTGTTGTTGCATCGGGTCGATCTGGCGTTCACGCCGTTGCGCAGCGATCTGCTGCGGCGCATCAGCTATGACGCGGTTCCCGAGGAGATCCGCGGCAGCATCACCGGACGCCTGGTGTCGGCCGCGGGCGGACCACTCACCGCGCTCCAGATCGATCTGCTCGACGCGCGTTTCACCGACGAAGCGGTGCCGGCGGGCGCGCTGGGGACGCCTGTATCGAGTGTGACGCTGCGGGGCACCGTGGGGCTCGGTGCCGAACCGCGCGCATCGGCCATGACCGTGAGCGCCTTGCGGGTGGATCTGCGGTCCATCAAGCCGCTGCTGAAAGACACGCTGCCGATCGACGGCGTCCTGACCGGTACGCTGAACATTCGCGCGGCCGACATGGCCCGCGCCGACATCCCCAATCTGGCCCTGGTGTGGACCGACTCGGCCAGTCATGTGTCGTCGGTACGCGGGCAGCTCGCGGCGCGTTATGATCGGGATGATGTCGAATTGAACACCCGCCTCGCCCTCGAGCCGATCTCCATGCGGGCGATCGCGCGCATCGATACGATCATGCCGCTGCGATCCCGCGTGGCGGGTTACGTGACGGCCAACGGTCGCCTGTCGGCGCTCGACTGGCGGGCCGATCTCACGGCGCTGTCCGATGCCGATTCCGTGCCCATGGTGGGTGACTCCAGTACGTCGTGGCATCGGACGGTTGCGCTGGCCGGCACCGCATCGGTGGGCAAACGGATGTGGCGGGCCACGGCGGATGGATCGATCACCGCGCTGGACGTGCGGCGCTGGTTCGGGCGCGAGGACATGCCGGTCACCGCGCTGAGTGGCGAGTTGCATCTGGCGGGTGAGGGTCCCCTGGACACTCTCGCCGCTCCCTCATCAACACCCACGCCGGCCGATACCGGTGATGTGCGCACGTTGACGGGCCGCGCGGTGGTGCAACTCGCGCAGCCGCAGCGCGACGACCAACCCGCGCTCGATCTCGCCGCGAGTGCGGTACTCGACCGACAGCGGCTGCGCGTGGATTCGGCGCTGGCGCATTTTGGCGGTCTGACATTCGAAGCGCGTGGTGGGCTGGCACGCGATTCACTGCAGTCCGATACACTGGAAGTATCGGCGCGCAGTGACTCACTCGATGCCGCGCGTCCGGAACTCAGGCGGCTGGCCATCATGCTGCAGCCACTCGATTCGGCATCGGCCGGCACGCTGCGTGATATCGCCGCGGACACCTTGCAGGGCGATCTCTCGCTCTCCGGATATCTCATCGGCAGCCTGGTCGATGCCGACGCCAACATGGCGCTCGGTGGCCGTGCTTTGCAGGTGGGGGCCATCAAAGTGGGTCGCCTGTTCGGTTCGGCGCGCGCGGAACATGTGTTCACGCGTCCGACGTTCGAAGGCACGGCCACGATGGACGAGGTCACCGGCATCGGTGCCGTGCGCATTCACAGTGCCATGGCGCGGGTGACCGACGCGAGTCCGGACAGCGGTCGTCTGGTGATCGATGTCGGTACCGAAACCGATGCCCAACTCGTGGCGCGCGGGAACTATCGTCTGGACAGTGCGGCCACCACCATCGCGCTGGACTCGCTGCGGCTGTCGTACGACGATGTGGAGTGGCGCTCCCGGCAGCCCATCGTGCTGGTGACCGATTCGGCAGGGCTGCGCCTGCAGCCGGCGGAGATGCAGTCGAACGTGGGTGGGGTGCTGGCCGTGGACGCCGATGTGCCCACCAGTGGCCCCGTGCGCGGCCAGGTGCGTCTGGAACGTTTCCCCGTGGGTGAGGTGGCGACGCTGTTGGCTGGAGCCACACCCATCGAAGGCACGGTGTCCGGTCACGCCGAACTGGCCGGCACGCGGGACGCGCCACTGTTGTCATGGCAGCTCACGGGCGACTCGCTGGGCGTGAACGGCTATCGGTTGCCGGCCGTGGTGTCGAATGGCTCGTACGCCGACCGCCGTCTCGTGGCGAACGCAGTGATCGAGGACTCGCTGGGGGGCGCGCTGCGTGCGGAGGGCCGCATCCCCATCGATCTCCGGATCGCGTCGGTGGAGAAGCGGCTGCTCAGCGATGCCGTGGAAGGCGCATTGATCGCCGACTCGTTGCGCGTGGAAGCATTGCCGGTGCGCGTGGACGGGGTGAGCCGGCAGCACGGCGTGTTGTCGGGGCGCCTCTCGCTGGGTGGTACGTTCGATCGACCGAGCGCGACGGGCACGATGATTTTCGACGGGGCCGGCGCGAGGTTCGACAATCTCGGTATCACACCGTCGGAAGGACGCATCGTGGTGCGGGCCAACGCCGACTCGATCATTCTCGAGTCGCTGCGGCTGCGCAGCGGCAAGTCGGCGGCCGACACCTTGTCGGCGCGTGGGGTGCTGATCATGCCGGCGAACGCGCCGGCGGCCGTGGACGTGCAGTTTGTCGCGAACAATTTCGAAGTCTCGCGTCAGCGGGATGGCACCGATCTCGATGTCGGCGGCAATGTGCGGGTGCAGGGCGCGCTCAAGCGCCCGACGGTGAACGGCAGTCTGTTCGTGCCGCGCGCCAATATCGTCGTGAATCCACTCGGCGAACGTGTCGCGCTGGATCTCACGTCGCAGGCGGCGCGGGACCTGCTGGGCGCCGACGAAATACCGGTGGCGGAATCGGCGGCGCAGTCGCTCTCCGCGCTGGGATCGCTCATCGCCGTGGAAAACGCCCGCGTGGCGCTCGGGGAAGAAGTCTGGGTGCAGACGCCCGAGGCCCGTGTGAAGCTGGGCGGCGGTCTCACGGTGGCGATGAGTGGGGAACGACTCGTGCTCGACGGGGAGATCACCGCCAACCGTGGACAGTATCGTCTGGAGCTCGGACCGGTGTATCGCAGCTTCTCCATCGATTCCGGAAGCGTGCGGTTCTATCCGAATCCGGAGATCGCTCCGGTGCTGGACATCAACGCAACCAATACCGTGCGGGTGACGGGCGGCGGTGAAGTGCCGATCAAGTTGCACATCGGCGGCAACTACGATCAGCCGGCGCTCACGCTGTCGAGCTCCGATCCGCTCTATGCGTCGGCGCCGGAGTCGGAGATCATCTCACTGCTCATCTTCGGCGCGCCCACGTTTGCACTGGACGGGCAGAGTCAGAGCACGGTGCGTGCGGTGACGGGGCTGTTGCTGCCGTCGGTGGGTGGGGCACTGGAGAATAAGTTGCAGCGCATCCTGCCGGGCAATTTCAACACGGTGCAGGTGAGCACTGCCGGCAACGAGTCGCAGGCCTCGCTGTCGCCCACGTCGCTGTGGGGCAATCTGAATCTGAGCATTTCCGCCGGGAAACAGATCGGCGATCGCACCTATCTGCGTCTCAACACCGGCGTGTGCCGCGGCTCCAATCAGGTCACACGCGGCGCCGAATTCTGGTACGGCATCGCGGTGGAGTATCGTCTTGCGCGCGGGTGGCTGGGGCAGTTGGGTGTGGATCCCGGCTCGGCGCCCTGTACTCGTGTGGGCGGTGCCGACTTCCCGCGTCTGCAGTTCGGCTTCGACCTGTTCCGCGACTGGATCTTCTAG
- a CDS encoding M20/M25/M40 family metallo-hydrolase — translation MRFFRFASSAGSLLPALRVPSPVLALLIGLPALPAALTAQRPAPARTAPTPLEASIDKLATHPTVVAAMKAIESDNAWTLGKQVALCEIPAPPFKEAARAAAYRDEMKALGVQNVRMDSEGNVIGEIRGSRPGPTLLLAGHLDTVFPEGTDVKVKRDDTRFTGPGIGDDCRGLAVVLAVARQVITQKVPISGRLLVVGNVGEEGPGNLRGTRALFNGPLKDSIDLFISVDGTGYGITNGGVGSNRYRVHYKGPGGHSYGAFGMPNPIHAMGRAIAKIGDLEATTKPKVTFNVGIVSGGTSVNSIPFEGIMEIDLRSESAPALAEIDGRLQTALRQALAEEKARWPQSKAALDLVIDTIGIRPAGVTADTSFIVRTSLAAARTMNIYAPLTTSSTDANVPMALGRPAVTLDGGGVGRGAHSLDESYDDRNDGFKGPQWVMLVVLGLLGVK, via the coding sequence ATGCGCTTCTTCCGATTCGCCTCCAGCGCCGGGAGCTTGCTTCCGGCGCTGCGTGTACCCAGCCCTGTCCTTGCCCTCCTGATCGGGCTTCCGGCTCTTCCCGCGGCGCTCACCGCCCAACGCCCGGCCCCGGCCCGAACTGCCCCCACACCACTCGAAGCCTCCATCGACAAACTGGCCACGCACCCCACCGTGGTCGCGGCCATGAAGGCCATCGAGTCCGACAATGCGTGGACGCTCGGGAAGCAGGTCGCGCTGTGTGAGATTCCCGCGCCGCCGTTCAAGGAAGCCGCCCGCGCCGCGGCCTATCGCGACGAGATGAAGGCGCTCGGCGTGCAGAACGTGCGGATGGACAGCGAAGGCAACGTCATCGGCGAAATCCGCGGCTCGCGTCCCGGTCCCACCCTGCTGCTCGCCGGACACCTCGATACCGTCTTCCCCGAAGGCACCGATGTGAAGGTGAAGCGTGACGACACCAGGTTCACCGGCCCCGGCATCGGCGACGACTGTCGCGGTCTGGCCGTGGTGCTCGCCGTGGCGCGTCAGGTGATCACACAGAAGGTCCCCATCAGCGGGCGTCTGCTGGTGGTCGGCAATGTGGGCGAAGAAGGTCCGGGCAACCTCCGTGGCACACGCGCGCTCTTCAACGGGCCGCTCAAGGACTCCATCGATCTGTTCATCTCGGTGGACGGCACGGGGTATGGCATCACCAACGGCGGCGTGGGCAGCAACCGGTACCGTGTGCACTACAAGGGCCCCGGCGGTCACAGCTACGGCGCATTCGGCATGCCCAACCCCATCCACGCCATGGGACGTGCCATCGCGAAGATTGGCGATCTCGAAGCCACCACGAAGCCCAAGGTGACATTCAACGTCGGCATCGTCTCCGGCGGCACGTCGGTCAACTCCATTCCGTTCGAAGGCATCATGGAGATCGACCTGCGCAGCGAATCGGCTCCGGCGCTCGCCGAGATCGATGGTCGGCTGCAGACCGCGCTGCGGCAGGCCTTGGCCGAGGAGAAGGCGCGCTGGCCGCAGAGCAAGGCGGCACTCGATCTGGTGATCGACACCATCGGTATCCGTCCCGCGGGCGTGACGGCGGATACCTCGTTCATCGTGCGCACATCGCTCGCCGCGGCCCGTACGATGAACATCTATGCACCGCTCACCACATCGAGCACCGACGCCAACGTGCCCATGGCGCTTGGCCGGCCGGCCGTGACGCTCGACGGGGGTGGGGTCGGTCGTGGGGCGCACTCGCTCGACGAGAGCTACGACGACCGCAACGATGGTTTCAAAGGACCGCAGTGGGTGATGCTCGTGGTGCTCGGGCTGCTCGGGGTGAAATAG
- a CDS encoding PEP-CTERM sorting domain-containing protein, producing the protein MKRLWTLATALTLVASSASAQAPVLGNVTFKGDQSSNGVIGGYLAGPYLADLEGFNLQFGLTGTSILTNTIVWCIDLPNPANPSIDSYYSTAFSSNTGGIVGDGDFSKTRKNDPELYKKAAWLIEQYDPTKDFQSGAVYNAVNIQGTLWTMFGASISGFEMLTIDADYASKITRDWYVLSDDDVQGEVSSQEYITSVPRSTVPEPSTYVLLGGGLLLLGMANRRRRMLSV; encoded by the coding sequence ATGAAACGTCTCTGGACTCTCGCAACAGCGTTGACATTGGTGGCCTCCAGTGCTTCAGCCCAGGCGCCGGTGCTTGGTAACGTCACCTTCAAAGGTGACCAATCGAGCAACGGCGTGATCGGTGGCTATCTGGCCGGTCCCTATCTCGCCGACCTCGAAGGGTTCAATCTCCAGTTCGGCCTCACCGGCACCTCGATCCTCACCAACACCATCGTGTGGTGCATCGATCTGCCCAATCCCGCCAACCCGAGCATCGACAGCTACTACTCCACGGCCTTCTCGTCGAACACCGGCGGTATCGTCGGTGACGGGGACTTCAGCAAGACCCGCAAGAACGACCCGGAGCTGTACAAGAAGGCCGCCTGGCTCATCGAGCAGTACGATCCCACGAAGGACTTTCAGTCGGGCGCGGTCTACAACGCCGTGAACATCCAGGGCACACTCTGGACCATGTTCGGGGCCAGCATCTCCGGTTTCGAGATGCTGACCATCGATGCCGACTACGCGTCGAAGATCACGCGTGACTGGTATGTGCTCTCCGACGACGATGTCCAGGGAGAAGTTTCCAGTCAGGAATACATCACCAGCGTTCCGCGCAGCACCGTACCCGAACCTTCCACCTACGTCCTCCTCGGTGGTGGCCTGTTGTTGCTCGGCATGGCCAATCGCCGTCGCCGGATGCTCAGCGTTTGA